The genomic stretch TGGGACCTTTGTGTTTTCTTTGTATGGGCATTGATATTGGTAACATTTTCATGGCTTATCATCTTGGCATGGAGTCAGGGTTAGAGGTTGCTTTTTGGATAAAGGAAGCTTGTACATTGGTAAAACTGACATGTCTATCTAATTGGTTTAAAGTATTTTAATTCCCCTTGATTTAGTTGATTTAAGGTCGCATATCTttaaatgtgtagatcttgAAAGTGTAAATCATATGTTTTAAGTTCTTCCCATGCGTGATCTCTTAGAAATTGTAGgtcttcttttgtttcattGCTCCTCGGCTGAGTTGTAGATCCATCTTGCTGCCTTATTATTAATTGAGATCTGATTGAAGGCTGCAAGTGCATTCTTCCTACACTATTTAGACATTTCTTCAGTATCTGAAAACAAGTTCAACAATGACCACTGTCGTCCTTTATTAACAAAGTTAATTGTTCCTGTACAAAGATTGGCCAAGCTCGACTGGTATGATACCTTCATAACCCATACCTCTACTGACCTTGCTTACCCTTGGTGGACAGTGAAATTATTGAGCTCTAAAATCCGTTTTTGATTTGTGCTTGTATTTGTATTAGAAAATCAGTCTTCTAGGAATCCTTTCGAAAGCTAATAGGAGTAGGAATTCGTTTGAAAGCTAATAGGATGGGGAAACAGATAATGTTATATTTAATTCGAAATTGACCTATTTACATCTCTTATATAAATTCCTGCCACATAAATGATGATCTTGTGATTGGTGCTCCAGTGTTTCAAAGTTAATTTTCCCACACAATTTTTAACGTAATCAGTAAACGTCTTGATTCTGTAtattaataattttgaactaAAATAACTTTTTAAGTGGAATATTCACATTTCTTGGATTTGATTTTATAGCTTTTGGGCCATGGGACTTGATTTTGAGGGCTTTAAgcatttctacaaattggtatcagagctttacGTCCCACTATTCTTTCTCCCATCGTCTGCAACACTAGTGCCCTTCTGAGAACACCTCACTCTACACTAATAATTTCAATAAAACTCTTGTAGGTGACTTTGATGGTTTTGACACTAGTCCAACAGAGTGATGTACGATGAACGATCCTGTTGCACTACAAATAACATCACCCACTACAAGGAGTCTGGGCTTTAAGCTGGCCTAGCTTCTGGAACCAGCAAGAAAGGTCCTGGCCACTTAGTCGTACCGGTActtacctcttcttctcttaagGCCCAACTGATCTATACTAGTACTTACCTCTTCTTTCTCCTAAGACAATCTGGAAAGATTCTTTGtattaatttcttttctggggTTGATATCACTGAAAATTTTGGTCACATGTACGATGATCTTTTCTGTATTGATGGAATTAATACTTAAATTTAACCCTAGAGATGTCTTGAGAGTTTGGGTAGGCAATAGAAATCTTTCATGGATCATAAGTCATAACAAAATAACAACATAAATAGATTAAATTTAATAACAGTTTAGAATTAATTCGTATTATTTACCAACCTAAGTAAGCCAACCCATTGGTTATAATTCCTTATATTATACATTAACATCTATAATCATAAATGTCATTAAAACTGAATaatgaaaagaaggaaaaaaaaaaaaaaagagtaaagagaATAATTAAGCTAATACAGCAAGAAGATAAAGCTGGCTACCATCAGTAATAGAGAGAATTAAGCGAAAAAGTTCATACTTATCGGGGCTTGACTGTCGACAATGACCACCGTAATGCAGATGAAGATCAGTGCACAAATCTTACTCCGATCTATCTTTATTGAATTTAAACTTACAGGACAGAAAAATACTAGAGAGAGAATGAGGGTGAGAATGAAGATGGAAGTAATGAGGGTGAGCTTTAAAGGTGTCTATTTgaattaaaaattcaaattcatgatCTTTTGGAGCCAAAAGTTtcaactaataaaattagattCGACCCATCTTTCTTGAATTTAAACTTATGGGACAAAGGAAGATACTAGAGAGAGAATGAGGGTGGGAATAAAGATGGAAGCAATGAGGGTGAACTTTAAGGGTGtgtttatttgaaattcaaattcatgaacTTTTGGAGCCAAAAGTTTCAACTAGTACAAAGTAGATTTTTTGAACCTACATCCACACTCATATCGATAATGACCACGGTAATACAGATGAAAATTAGTGCACAAACCCTACTTTGAtccatttttcttgaatttaaaCTTACGGGATGAAAGCAGTGAGGGTGAGCATTAAGGGTGTGTATTCATGAACTTTTGGAGCCAAAGGTTTTAATTAGTAACAAGTTCTTTGAACCCACATCCATACCCGACCCCGATTGTGGCCATGTCAAAGCACCCAAAGAAACCCCCACACACATGGACAAGGGAGAGTTCcactccaaagggcttgcaccctcAAGTTACAATCTTATATATATGCTCTCATTTTCTTCCTCCCAAACTAATGTGGTATTAAACTTTGTACGTTGTCTTCCCTCATTACAACTCCACAAATGCTAAAGACAAATTAGAAAAGACACTTTTGAGGGGAAAAGTTAAATTCAAAaagatatttttgaaaagactATTTTGACAATATTTTGAGACTTAATTTCCAACAACAGAGATATGAAACATTGTCATATTTGATCACCTAAAATTTGTCGGATGGTAAGAGAGAGATATGGAACATCAATTGACATATTTCATCACCTAAAAGCTGTCAtacaataggagagagagagagagagagagagagagagagagagagagagagagctgccATATTTCATCGAAATTCCCACAAATACATAACAAGGGAGAGTTCCTCTCGAAAGGGTTTGCATCCTGAAGTTAtaatcctatatatatatatatatatatatattctcaggttttctttttctcccaaaCTAATGTGGGACTAACTTTTTGAATTATCTTAGCTCGTTACAACTCcacaagtgctaaagacaaTTAGAAAATACACTTTTGAGGGAaaagttaaattaaaaaattacacatTTGAAAAGACTATTTTGACCATCTTTTGAACCTTAATTTCCAACAAGAGAAATATAAAACATTAATTGTCATATTTTAATTACCTAAAATCTATCATCCAGGGATCCGGCTCGTCTATAACACACTTTTGTGCTACATAATATGTAGCATAGTACAGATGATTGACACATCGTAATTTTACATATGCTGTAGCGAATATATTTAAAGAAATAAACCACCAAAGAGGAGGAATCGCAGAGAGGAGGATTTCTCGACGATTCTTCTCTCTGCGATCTGCTCCTCCACCTCCTCGTCGTCGCTCTCTTACTGCCATATCTGACGCTTTGAAGCTCCACGAGGCCCCGCAGCATCCCATCTCCTTAAATCCCAGCCGTTTTCTCAGACTCCTCTATCTGCTCCCTCCTCTCTGTACTCTTTCAATCACTCAGAATCTAACCCACCACTACCTTCTTCTATCCACCGTCATTGATTCCTACATACATAGAACCATCACTTCACAAATTAATTTAATTCTTGAAGACCACCTATGTCTCTTAGAAATGAAggataaaatcataaataacaaaagaataaaTTGGGGAAAGGAGGATGTACATGGCAGGCATCCGCAATCGAATTGAATTGTGAAGCCCTTCCTTCAAGAACAGCAACTCCACAGCCTTTAATTCAAAGAAGACGACATaagacaaaaaaagaagaagaaaccccaaaattaaacagaagaagaatcaaaacacACAGAAACTCAAGCAGAATCAATTAAAAATTGTTGCAATAGCAGAAAGATGGGTTGAGAGAGGAATGTGTCTATGTCTCTTAGAAATGAAGAATAAAATCAtatataacaaaagaaaaaaaaaaaaaaagagaaaaagaagaaaccccaaaattaaacagaagaagaatcaaaacacACAGAAACTCAAGTAGAATCAATTAAAAATTGTTGCAATAGCAGAAAGATGGGTTGAGAGAGGAATGTGTTTTTCTTACTTTGGGACGCAATCTGGTATTATATTTCGATCCCTttccagaggaagaagaaggaccAAAGGAACACCTACTTGAGATATTTTCGGTGGAGCAGATCACAGAGAGAAGGATCGCAAAGAGGAAACCAAACTCACTGCAGCACATGTACCTATAGTCACCATATAATCTGAATTGCGTTATAGCTATAGATCGTGCAGCACAAATGTGCGACAGACGAGCCGGATCCATCATCTAGTAGGAGGGAGGGAGAGTTCCTCTCCGAAGGGCTTGCACCTTTAAGTTACagtcatacatatatacatatatatatatatatatatatatatgctcaagttttcttttttcttaaatcaatGTGAGACTAAACTTTGTGAATTATTTTAACTCATTATAATTCCACAAGTgctaaaaacaaattaaaaaaaactattgaaagAAAAAGCTATATTCAAAAAGACACTTTTCAAAAGACCACAGTAAAAGAGAGATATGAAACATTAATCTTCATATCTTAATCACCTAAACGCTTCAGTAGGAGAAAGAAATATATGGAACACTTGTCATATATTTATCGAAACCCCCACACACAAATGACAAGAGAGAATTCTTCTTTAAAGGGCTTGCATCCTTAAGTTATAATCTTATATATgatcaagttttctttcttccaaaacTAATGTGGAATTAAACTTTGTGAGTTGTCGTAGCTCATTACAACTCCACAagtgctaaaaaaaaattaggaatgaACTTTTAAGGGGGAAAGTTAAATTCAAATAAACACTTTTGAAAAGATTattttgaaagagagagatataaaCCATTAATTGATATATTTCATCACCTAAAATCTGTCGTCCAATAGCAGAAAGAGATATATGGAACACTTGTCATATTTCATCACCTGAAATGTCGTACGGTAgacaaagtaagaaaaaaataattttaaaagtcACTCAATAGAACCAACTTttgtaagcaaaaaaaaaagaaaagaaaatcatatttcATCTTGACCCTTAGTTTAGTCAAATTGAAGTTTCTGAATTTAGACAAATTGAAGTATATCATAATTTTTAAGCTTTATAATAAAAAAGGCGTACACAAGGCTCTCGCCAACACGGGGTTTGGTGCATTATATTGTAGGTAGAACTGAAATCGAAATTGACCGTTTAAAACCCAATTAAATTTAACAAAgtgaattgatttggttttactTTAAAAACCTATAATCTTTTCtcgatttgattcgattttggttctaTAACTAAAATCATTGAACCGAACCGAATTACCTATTTTTAAACTCAGCAACAAAACgaataaaattacatttttctCCTACTATTTCATTCAATGTGGCTGATAAATTCTTTTCgttttttaatgtttgaaagTAGTTTGGTAGATTATGACATTAACAAATaagggttttatttatttaaatgaagTTGTAAAAAGATGGCCAACACCTAAAATATGATCTAAACTTAATATGACCTGAATTAAAAAACTTAATAAGGAAAAGAATacgaaaccaaaatcgaaccaaattgaATTGGTTTCTAAAATATGTTCCATTTcttggttcggttcgattttatttttattttttattttattttattttatttttaaatcttgaatcaaacctaaaccaaatcaattgaCAACCTTAAGCCTAAAACCAAATCGACTCAAACCTATGACCACTAGACCGCAATGGAGCAATCTAACTATTAAAAGTTACCAAATCTTTCGGACCCATGGTTAATGTTTAGTAGGCAAAGAGAGATTACTAAGATTTCTctcaccaccccaccccacctaCCCAAACTTCTACATGTGATTCCCCTAAGAAAGTAAGGGCTTGAATGATAACCATTatgtttctctatttctctgttttttttttttttcaaacaagaaAGATAGAAGAAATCTGTTTGTCAGCGTagattcatttttttgttcctagGGATGAATTGGGACCAAAAGTTTgctagaaaatattaaaaaagaggTATCATTTAGGAATTTCTCTATCCCAAAAATAAGAGGGAGGTGGTTAGTCTTTAATGACACGTGGTTAATTTGATGGGTAAATAAATAAtctcattttaaaaataaaacacctcCAATGCAATTTCAATCATCACCACCCCACCATGTTGTCCATTACCAAAAGCACCACAATCACCACCTCCCACCACAACATcattgccaccaccaccatctctAGCCCAGAATTAAAAATTATTACTtgttatcaaacacttttttccCCCAGATTTATGGTCcagaatataaatataaaaaattatttctagATAGAAATTTAGCCTTAAAACAGAATGGTTATCATGCAAGCCCTAAACTTCTACCTTTCATTCTCCCCTACCTATAGAGTACCCAAATTATCCCTATTCACCCATATTTAATCAactcatattattattattattattattattattattattattattatttaaattaataGAAATAGGATCCGCCACTTCTCCTTCCCGCTTCTTTCTCCGCACACAACACAGGGATGAGCTAACCATCCCTTGCCGCTGCAACTCCTCACCTTTCACCATAATCCCACCTCCTACCATCACATGATACTACCAAAAATCTCTCCAATAACGATATAGACTCAGAATCTAAAGGAATATTTCTAGGAACGGGAGCAAAGCTATCGGGAAAGGTGGCTGGGATCCTTTGGCATTTCAGGACTAGGTCCAGTGCAGCTGAATTAACAAGCGGATACTACACCACTAGGCAGCAAAATGGCAACCTGCCCATAGCACAAATGTTTGGTAAACGGGGCATTGTACTGAACTTCACGTGTATAGAGATGCAAAAGAAGAATAACCAATGCACACAAATTGCTCGCCTCAAGGGCTAGTCAGGCAAGTGAAGAAGCCAACTAAGGCCGCAGGAACATAGCTTGATGGTGAGAATGCATGGAGAGGTATGATGATGggtgtagacacctaattttgtcaccccccggtgatgatgacacaagaagaattacatgttggacattttagacttggagaattttgagcttagagtagaaaatgatcatttttttttcctataaactttcaagagaaaaggttttcaaaaattagaatttgatgttgtggattattgttgtttgtcccctcaggtcggacattacactttgatgtgagaactatgcaAATCGatgcccgattctctctttcattatatgatctgggtccctactttatgcatatttttgtaaaggtctTCGGTCAAgaccacaatcgtgtctcacatcattggatagtgctcggactgagctttctaacgatatattacacgtcgaattctagctaacggtttgaaagatatgaccctcGAAAGTTCACTCAAAAGTTCAGTATCAGATTCCATTTCGAGtaaccaaggagtgccacatggcgcccaaacccctttgtccaaaagcaagcatttttggataattctctctagttttttaatcccacatcggaaataaaagagaattgtCTTAAATctcaaggctataagtatagcccttcctctcttccaaaggggaggagaaaaaatagagaatttgGGAAAGATGATGGCCCCATCAatgttttggctaacttcttccctctaaaatcaaatattctccaaatctaaaagtttaacacattaatcaTTCCTTGAGTcgggagatctagtccggttcggttcgatttggggcttaaagcacaagggttatctccccttgtttcttgattaaagccgagtttaaggtatttttcttctcctaattgtaaTTTAGAactaatttatttaatttaatagattaggttctaatttattattaattggttcatttagattaattaggtttaattagtttcaatttggtttaatatgaCTTATTAGATTCATCATAATTTAATCTAATTTAATAAGGAATGTGAAGGGATCTGTCAGGGAGGGAGATACTCTCACCCTGCTTGAGTCTGAAAGAGAAGCATGGAGGTTGCGTTGAGTGCTAGTTCTTCACTGTTaaagttttgatttatttcttcATATTGTCTCAGCTCCTACTAGGGTTTGGTTGGATTTTTGTGATTATGGAAACTCTTGGAAATCGAATCTCCGGAGCATCGGTATTGAACTTGTAATGAAGCTGGGTCACTCCAGTCAGAGTTTTTAAGTGACTTTTTTTGAggaattcctatttttttttctgcacaaaaaaaaaaaaaataaaaaaaaaaaaaaaaaaaaagaactattcTCACCTTCATTTTCTCATAGTCCAAACTCATCCTCCCCCTCTTTTCTCCATAATTGAAATCATCTCTTacttcttcccacttacctttcTCCATAACCGAAGTCTGAACCACTATGCtcccatctccttccctttgccaaaatccatctccagcccatcgtcttctcttctttttcctattttattttcttgtttttttttgttatttctttaatttgctaattaaatactccatatttgtaataccgacaacctgttatttcatttatgttttctatgtgaAATCTTCCCTgccttttgttctttattttttttttttttatcaatttttggtttgattttcattttatttccctcttaaTAACGTATGGGACGTAATCTAGGGCATATGTTAGCAAGGGCATGGCTGGCCCCCCTCAAACCGACTCTtagcattaggtgcgtttcTTGGGTTTTCAGGTTGATAAAAAGGAACCCGTTtcggtccatttctttttatctcaaatagtgggtccctttagaattaattgtgtatttaatttagattcggatatcttgccatattgataatcattaaatttagataggttagtcaatGTCATGTTGGCCATGCTTTgtgtttattaacatgtttttgatacttgatgattcttttttttttttgtttaaatcaattcatttttctcatgtaTGTAGGTTAGCTAGTATTCATATTTTTTCCACTCTTCACTCATATTACCACGTGGGACATTTACAACCATTGTATATTTAACATAATAGTTagattccatttacttaaattgaggtagttaattaaataattattttaatatttaattaaataaactcttaactcattagattaattaaggttcataatgcatttaattgactcttaaaatttggttttaattgtttaaattattagattgattaggttttccaaAACTTCCATCTGAAATAGTTAGGTTTGGGTAGCtttcaccattcaattcaagtttttgtctctctttaaaaatctttttacctattagattaatagattaattaggattgcaataattcatttcacaaattattagggattatgattaattattttaattaattcaatttaggatttcataaattcattaatcaaccatctaggttaggctcaattaatcgagttagttcaatttagggtttcacaaatttcTCAATtaatcctaggtctaggcttatttaattaacttaatctaagactcataatccattaattaaatcatttaggatttttaatttttaattagcgtaatcatttcattatttgcatcataacctagctagcataatttagacacttggcttagggttttcacatgtcatacttagatacctagtttagggttttcagtgacctagatttaggactagttagtagggtacaaaaaaattttggtcaaacaaaaagagaccggtcttagggccgggcagactAGGTGCCTAACACGTTctcagtctgtcacttgacacttgtccagaatcttggtacAAACtaaccttatccatcagagtcattagtctctctcccttgattggggggagacatttatgggtcctagaccctttctaggtggtgactccctttttcccataacgtgtatccccccttggcattctGATGatcaggggatactatctcatctcattagggtcgaaccctagcgtgtgtacacgcgctacgtgCCATATCACGAACCCGGTGGAGGCCCATGATACCTACAGTGGCGACTCTGTTGGGCAtgtcagactcttgattgaccattgtttgtatagctttgtttgtacTTTATTATTTGTgtattgacatgttatttttcacttttcatcacttgcatacacttcttgcattgagcacagcatgccttacccttattcacccccGTGGTGTAGCTGCCAGGGTCCCTCACATATGTTTGGGCCACCCCTAGTTACATCACAACCCTTGATACCGTGCCATTTAGGTCTGGAATATGGAACTTATTAGCGAGGGTAttaccttgcgtgcttgagggagatcacacacatttaggtgtgcccaaagagatgctattggttaacactttgAGATCGATCTGCTcgagctattcccctattggtatatcaaagggaccacATGCCTTTGATTCATTCCGTGTATtcgggtgataggtatatcggtcttgtcaaggtagccttgcCGATCCTAAACCTAACCAACATGCATCATATACTTGGACATAAaaccaatgactaggatcaacacaactaatgtaatattgtttgcaGTTCATGTTGGAAGCCCTTGTAGTCATTTTTACCCATCTCAATCTACCATTCACCAACGGAAGGgttggatttatcattaacattaaaggtgctagtgtttataactacacTAGTTGTTGACTCTTACAACTGCACCATATGATTGGTACAGTGGCTATATGCTATCACCACTAGTCCGATGTGGTATAGGTCTCAACCTAgtaaaggtttcacacatgctatcTCGATGTTAATGGTGGACCCAAATTCGTCCACCATGGTTTTCGGTGATTGATTCGATGTAGATCCGCCTATATGGAAGTTCTTACAGGAACCACCTTGTTTGATCTATCAAttgagagtctcttcaacttaggGGCACTTCCTTTCAGTTTACCACTAAGTTGATACCACTCTCAATTGACCTAATCCTTGTTTGGTATAGTTGTCCTTGTTTGTGCATGCTTTGACCCTAGTTGTGCTCACGTAGGATAATGTACTTGTTACCATCTCATCCtttcttttgtccattttttGGTACCAATAAGGAGTGTAATCCGAAGTTTCACTTTCTCATTANNNNNNNNNNNNNNNNNNNNNNNNNNNNNNNNNNNNNNNNNNNNNNNNNNNNNNNNNNNNNNNNNNNNNNNNNNNNNNNNNNNNNNCCTAATTCAATTAGACTAGTGAGGCTTTCACCAGAACCCTCATTAGAAGTGTTTCCCGTTTCCCCAGAGGGTACAGATACCATGAGTCAAGATAACATTTCACCAGCAAATCCCGACTCCATGGAGGCCCGTGTCACTAAGATTGAGGAGATGTTAGCAAACTTAACTGCGATGATGCAAGCTCAAGCTGGTGTTGCTTGATCGACAGAAGTTCAGGACCAACGGAGTCGTCTCCATAGTCCTAGGGTTGTTCCTCACCCTAATGTGTTAGGTGTTGAGGATGATGTTGTGATTGACAATAGCCCTGTTATGGGAAAGTCTGAAAGTCTTGAGAACCAAGAGTTGAAGGATAAAGTTAGTCGCCTTGAACACTTGATCAGGAACCTTAAAGGTGTTGAAGATCAAATCATTGATACAGAAGGGTTGTGTTTCTTTCCTCATGTTAGGTTgccagaaaaatttaaatggacctCTGAAAAGTTTGATGGTAGGGGTGATCCCCGTACTCACTTAAGATCTTTTATTGGCCAGTTGAGGGGAGGCCGAGGCTTCACTGATGAGCAACTGGGgcaggccttccaattttcattgaCTGGTGCTGCTCACCATTGGCTAATGGCCCTAGATTCTTTCTCAACCCGCACTTGGGATGACATGATGAAGGTGTTTACTCGCCAATACTCCTATAATACAGAGATAGAGTTGACCAGGAGAGAGTTGGAAACAACAAAGCAAGCAGCAGGTGAAGGGTTCACTAGCTATTTGAAAAGATTCCGTGACAAAGCGGCTCAGACGTGGGATAGgccaaatgagagagagcaaGTGGAAATGATAGTGAGAGGATTGTGAGACCCATACCGAAAGTTTTTGTTTGCTCTCCCCATTCTCAACTTTAATGGTTTGATAGTCGCGGCACAACAGGTTGAGGATGCCATCTTCCAAGAGGAACTCCCCAAAATGGATTGGTTTGCAACTGAGTCCAGTAGTAGCAGAAGACCTCCACAAAAGAAAAGCTCAGGGGTCAATGCCACAATGTCTACTCTCCCTTCTGCAGCACCAACATCGTCCACAATGGTAGCTCCGTTCACACTAGAGCAAGGGACAGCTCCTCCCAATCGACCTAAGAGGCAGTTCGCCAATTTGGGTGCACCCTTGAGTTCAGTTTTTAGCACATTAGCGAAGGCTGGATTGATTTCCACGATTCAACCAAGGCCTATTCCCGAGCCGAAGCCACATTGGTATAATCCAGACCTATTTTGCCACTATCATTGCCAAGAAGGACATACCACAGATAACTGTTTCAATTTGAAACATGCTATACAAGACCTTTATGATGCTAAAAAGTTTGAGCTCCGACCTAAACGGCCTAATGTAACCACAAATCCTCTTCCAAATCAGCAATCAATCAATACT from Macadamia integrifolia cultivar HAES 741 chromosome 11, SCU_Mint_v3, whole genome shotgun sequence encodes the following:
- the LOC122094333 gene encoding uncharacterized protein LOC122094333, giving the protein MMDPARLSHICAARSIAITQFRLYGDYRYMCCSEFGFLFAILLSVICSTENISSRCSFGPSSSSGKGSKYNTRLRPKAVELLFLKEGLHNSIRLRMPAMNQ